One genomic segment of Streptomyces niveus includes these proteins:
- a CDS encoding ABC transporter permease: MRWIRRNVVVVAGLLTLAYMILPNLVVMVFSFNKPKGRFNYAWQTFSLDAWKDPCGVADLCGALTLSFQIAVWATIGATVLGTMIAFALVRYRFRARGAINSLIFLPMAMPEVVMAASLLTLFLNMGAELGFWTVLIAHIMFCLSFVVTAVKARVMSMDPKLEEAARDLYAGPVQTFVRVTLPIAAPGIAAGALLAFALSFDDFIITNFNAGSSVTFPMFVWGSAQRGTPVQINVIGTAMFAVAVLMVIGGQLVSNRRKKAATP, encoded by the coding sequence ATGCGCTGGATCCGACGCAATGTGGTCGTCGTCGCGGGCCTTCTCACGCTCGCGTACATGATCCTGCCGAACCTCGTCGTGATGGTGTTCTCCTTCAACAAGCCGAAGGGGCGCTTCAACTACGCCTGGCAGACGTTCTCGCTCGACGCCTGGAAGGACCCGTGCGGCGTCGCGGACCTCTGCGGAGCGCTGACGCTCTCGTTCCAGATCGCCGTCTGGGCGACGATCGGGGCGACCGTCCTCGGCACCATGATCGCCTTCGCGCTGGTCCGCTACCGCTTCCGGGCGCGCGGCGCGATCAACTCGCTGATCTTCCTGCCGATGGCGATGCCCGAGGTCGTGATGGCCGCCTCGCTGCTGACCCTTTTCCTGAACATGGGGGCGGAGTTGGGCTTCTGGACCGTCCTCATCGCCCACATCATGTTCTGCCTCAGCTTCGTGGTGACCGCCGTCAAGGCGAGGGTCATGTCCATGGATCCGAAACTCGAGGAAGCGGCGCGCGATCTGTACGCGGGGCCGGTGCAGACCTTCGTACGGGTCACCCTGCCGATCGCCGCACCGGGCATCGCCGCGGGCGCGCTGCTCGCCTTCGCGCTCTCGTTCGACGACTTCATCATCACCAACTTCAACGCCGGTTCGTCCGTCACCTTCCCCATGTTCGTCTGGGGATCGGCGCAGCGCGGCACACCGGTGCAGATCAACGTCATCGGGACTGCGATGTTCGCCGTCGCGGTACTGATGGTGATCGGCGGCCAGCTGGTCAGCAACCGGCGCAAGAAGGCCGCGACACCCTGA
- a CDS encoding ABC transporter permease gives MTATAAPPAPPTPPVTDAAVRKVPRRKRLVPYWLLLPGILWLLVFFALPMVYQASTSVQTGSLEKGFEVTWHFQTYWDALQEYYPQFVRSLLYAGTATVLCLLLGYPLAYLIAFKAGRWRNLLLVLVIAPFFTSFLIRTLAWKTILADDGAVVGALDALRVLDVTSWLGWTADDRVLATPMAVVCGLTYNFLPFMILPLYTSLERIDGRLHEAAGDLYARPATTFRKVTVPLSMPGIVSGTLLTFIPASGDYVNAELLGSTDTKMVGSVIQSQFLRVLDYPTAAALSFILMAVVLVVVTVYIRRSGTEDLV, from the coding sequence GTGACCGCCACAGCAGCACCACCGGCGCCACCCACACCACCGGTCACCGACGCGGCCGTACGCAAGGTTCCGCGCCGCAAACGCCTCGTCCCGTATTGGCTGCTGCTGCCCGGCATCCTGTGGCTGCTGGTCTTCTTCGCGCTGCCGATGGTCTACCAGGCGTCGACCTCCGTACAGACGGGCTCCCTGGAGAAGGGCTTCGAGGTCACCTGGCACTTCCAGACCTACTGGGACGCGCTCCAGGAGTACTACCCGCAGTTCGTGCGCTCCCTGCTGTACGCGGGCACCGCCACCGTCCTGTGTCTGCTGCTCGGCTACCCGCTGGCGTACCTCATCGCCTTCAAGGCCGGCCGCTGGCGCAACCTCCTGCTGGTCCTCGTCATCGCCCCGTTCTTCACGAGCTTCCTGATCCGTACGCTCGCCTGGAAGACGATCCTGGCGGACGACGGCGCCGTGGTCGGGGCGCTGGACGCCCTGCGGGTGCTGGACGTGACCAGCTGGCTCGGCTGGACGGCCGACGACCGCGTCCTAGCCACGCCCATGGCGGTCGTCTGCGGCCTCACGTACAACTTCCTGCCGTTCATGATCCTGCCGCTCTACACCTCGCTGGAGCGCATCGACGGGCGGCTCCACGAGGCGGCCGGAGACCTCTACGCGAGGCCGGCGACGACCTTCCGGAAGGTCACCGTCCCGCTGTCCATGCCGGGCATCGTCTCCGGCACGCTGCTCACCTTCATCCCCGCGAGCGGCGACTACGTCAACGCCGAGCTGCTCGGCTCCACCGACACCAAGATGGTCGGCAGCGTGATCCAGAGCCAGTTCCTGCGCGTGCTCGACTATCCGACGGCGGCGGCTCTCTCGTTCATCCTCATGGCGGTCGTGCTGGTCGTGGTCACCGTCTACATCCGCCGTTCAGGGACGGAGGACCTGGTCTGA
- a CDS encoding ABC transporter ATP-binding protein, with protein MTETASTDRGGDDVRLTGISKSYGSFHAVKPLDLTVPEGSFFALLGASGCGKTTTLRMIAGLEDPTTGSVFLGDRDVTGLPPHKRPVNTVFQSYALFPHLDIYENVAFGLRRRGIKSVKKQVGDMLDLVQLGDYAKRKPHQLSGGQQQRVAVARALINHPKVLLLDEPLGALDLKLRRQMQLELKRIQTEVGITFVHVTHDQEEAMTMADTVAVMNGGRVEQLGAPAELYENPQTTFVANFLGTSNLIEADVAERTGDELVVTSAGVKLRVPADRCAAHVTDGGRLLVGVRPEKISLAHADDEGSIPAGRNRITGRIVDSSFIGVSTQYVIDSPVCAELEVYAQNIERDGRLAPGAEVVLHWNPAHTFGLDADQDIDAGVKTVDEEGA; from the coding sequence ATGACTGAGACCGCATCCACCGACCGGGGCGGCGACGACGTCCGCCTCACCGGGATAAGCAAGTCGTACGGCTCCTTCCACGCCGTGAAACCCCTCGACCTCACCGTCCCCGAAGGCTCCTTCTTCGCCCTCCTCGGCGCCTCGGGCTGTGGCAAGACCACCACGCTGCGGATGATCGCCGGCCTGGAGGACCCCACCACCGGATCGGTCTTCCTCGGCGACCGGGACGTCACCGGCCTGCCGCCGCACAAACGCCCCGTCAACACCGTCTTCCAGAGCTACGCGCTCTTCCCGCACCTCGACATCTACGAGAACGTCGCCTTCGGCCTGCGCCGTCGGGGCATCAAGTCGGTGAAGAAGCAGGTCGGCGACATGCTCGACCTCGTGCAGCTCGGTGACTACGCGAAGCGCAAGCCGCACCAGCTCTCCGGCGGCCAGCAGCAGCGTGTCGCCGTTGCCCGCGCGCTCATCAACCATCCGAAGGTGCTGCTTCTCGACGAGCCCCTCGGTGCGCTCGACCTCAAGCTGCGCCGCCAGATGCAGCTGGAGCTCAAGCGCATCCAGACGGAGGTCGGCATCACCTTCGTGCATGTCACGCACGACCAGGAGGAGGCCATGACGATGGCCGACACGGTCGCCGTGATGAACGGGGGGCGGGTCGAGCAACTGGGCGCCCCGGCGGAGCTGTACGAGAATCCGCAGACCACCTTCGTCGCCAACTTCCTCGGCACGTCCAACCTCATCGAGGCCGACGTCGCGGAGCGGACCGGCGACGAGCTGGTGGTGACGTCGGCAGGCGTGAAGCTGAGGGTGCCCGCCGACCGCTGCGCGGCGCACGTGACGGACGGCGGCAGGCTGCTCGTCGGTGTGCGCCCTGAGAAGATCTCCCTCGCGCACGCGGACGACGAGGGCTCCATCCCCGCAGGACGCAACCGGATCACCGGGCGGATCGTCGACTCCAGCTTCATCGGGGTCTCGACCCAGTACGTCATCGACAGCCCCGTGTGTGCGGAGTTGGAGGTCTACGCGCAGAACATCGAGCGCGACGGCCGGCTCGCTCCCGGGGCCGAGGTGGTCCTGCACTGGAACCCCGCGCACACCTTCGGACTCGACGCGGACCAGGACATCGACGCGGGCGTCAAGACGGTGGACGAGGAGGGGGCGTGA
- a CDS encoding ABC transporter substrate-binding protein produces the protein MEQYEPDRLSAAQIAATRRSLSNGRGALSRRSLLRATGAGALTIGGVAGLAACGIPPAKRESDGPASTDHSAKEKRVVFSNWTEYMDVSENEKSYPTLEAFTKRTGIQVKYTADINDNVEFFGKIQPQLAAGQDTGRDLICVTDWLAARIIRLGWAQKLDPANLPHAYANLSQQFRSPDWDPGRAYTYPWTGIPSVIAYNTKATGGRKVESVSQLLDDPDLKGRVSFLSEMRDSIGLTLLDMGKDPASFSDDDFDGAVARIQKAVDKKQIRRFTGNDYTADLSKGDIAACVAWAGDIVQLQADNPDVQFAIPETGYMISSDNLLVPAKARHKTNAEKLIDHYYELPIAAQLAAYINYVCPVEGVRPELAKIDESMASNPLILPDAAMASKSHAFRSLSSEEETAYEEKFAKLIGA, from the coding sequence ATGGAGCAGTACGAGCCCGACCGTCTCTCGGCGGCCCAGATAGCCGCGACGCGTCGCAGCCTCAGTAACGGCAGAGGCGCGCTCAGCCGCCGTTCGTTGCTGCGCGCCACCGGCGCCGGGGCGCTCACGATCGGCGGCGTGGCAGGTCTCGCCGCCTGCGGGATCCCGCCCGCGAAGAGGGAGAGCGACGGCCCGGCGTCCACCGACCACTCGGCGAAGGAGAAGCGCGTCGTCTTCTCCAACTGGACCGAGTACATGGACGTCAGCGAGAACGAGAAGAGCTATCCCACCCTGGAGGCGTTCACGAAGCGCACCGGGATCCAGGTGAAGTACACCGCGGACATCAACGACAACGTCGAGTTCTTCGGCAAGATCCAGCCGCAGCTCGCGGCCGGCCAGGACACGGGGCGCGATCTGATCTGCGTCACCGACTGGCTCGCCGCCCGCATCATCCGGCTCGGCTGGGCGCAGAAGCTCGATCCCGCCAACTTGCCCCACGCTTACGCGAATCTCTCCCAGCAGTTCCGCTCGCCCGACTGGGATCCGGGGCGCGCCTACACCTATCCGTGGACCGGTATCCCCTCCGTCATCGCCTACAACACGAAGGCGACGGGGGGCCGCAAGGTCGAGTCCGTGTCGCAGTTGCTCGACGACCCCGACCTCAAGGGGCGGGTGTCGTTCCTCTCCGAGATGCGCGACTCCATCGGGCTGACCCTGCTCGACATGGGCAAGGACCCGGCGTCGTTCTCCGACGACGACTTCGACGGCGCCGTCGCCCGTATACAGAAGGCCGTCGACAAGAAGCAGATCCGCCGCTTCACCGGCAACGACTACACGGCGGACCTCAGCAAGGGCGACATCGCGGCGTGCGTCGCCTGGGCCGGCGACATCGTGCAGCTCCAGGCGGACAATCCGGACGTCCAGTTCGCCATCCCGGAGACCGGTTACATGATCTCCAGCGACAACCTGCTGGTACCTGCGAAGGCACGGCACAAGACCAACGCCGAGAAGCTCATCGACCACTACTACGAGCTTCCGATCGCCGCCCAGCTCGCGGCGTACATCAACTACGTCTGCCCCGTCGAGGGCGTCCGTCCCGAGCTCGCGAAGATCGACGAGTCGATGGCGTCCAATCCGCTGATCCTCCCGGACGCGGCGATGGCCTCGAAGTCTCACGCCTTCCGCTCACTGAGCAGTGAGGAAGAGACGGCGTACGAAGAGAAGTTCGCCAAGCTCATCGGCGCCTAG